In Quercus robur chromosome 11, dhQueRobu3.1, whole genome shotgun sequence, the following proteins share a genomic window:
- the LOC126706215 gene encoding transcription factor bHLH84-like, whose product MSDSHPILASKNSSMSIDICMADMKNSSSFLIEGNDCLNQEMSDEIPEESAGYLAEPTVAEKESTLRRGSEISMPDSISEDKCNNPSENSKKRARSLEDVLKSIRIQQSKKNRKLAKIDNNEEDGNAGLTGQSSSSCSSEDESNSSQELNVGVTSSLTTKGDVTLNLNGKTRAWTGSATDPQSVYARKRREKINERLRVLQNLVPNGTKVDISTMLEEAFQYVKFLQHQIKLLSSDELWMHAPIAYNGLDIGLDLKNTSLRKS is encoded by the exons ATGAGTGATTCTCATCCAATTTTAGCATCCAAGAATAGCTCCATGTCCATTGATATTTGTATGGCTGACATGAAAAACAGCAGCTCATTTCTCATTGAAGGAAATGACTGCTTAAACCAAGAAATGAGTGACGAAATTCCAGAAGAGTCTGCTGGATACTTAGCTGAACCTACTGTAGCTGAAAAAGAATCAACGCTTAGAAGGGGATCTGAGATATCAATGCCTGATTCGATCTCAGAAGACAAATGTAACAACCCATCTGAGAACTCTAAGAAAAGAGCTCGGAGTTTAGAAGAT GTCCTAAAGAGCATACGAATTCAACAATCAAAGAAGAATCGTAAGCTTGCTAAGATTGACAACAATGAAGAAGATGGTAATGCTGGCCTTACTGGGCAAAGTTCAAGTAGCTGCTCCTCGGAGGATGAGTCCAATTCTTCTCAGGAGCTGAATGTAGGAGTGACCTCAAGTTTGACCACAAAAGGGGATGTAACTCTAAACTTGAATGGTAAAACAAGAGCCTGGACGGGTTCAGCCACTGATCCCCAGAGCGTCTATGCAAGG aaaagaagagagaaaataaatgaaaggtTGAGAGTCCTGCAGAACCTTGTCCCTAATGGAACAAAG GTTGATATTAGCACAATGCTTGAGGAAGCTTTCCAATATGTGAAGTTTTTACAGCACCAGATTAAG CTTTTAAGCTCTGATGAACTATGGATGCATGCTCCCATCGCTTACAATGGATTGGACATTGGACTTGATCTGAAAAACACCTCGCTGAGAAAATCATAG